Proteins encoded by one window of Sorex araneus isolate mSorAra2 chromosome 3, mSorAra2.pri, whole genome shotgun sequence:
- the LOC129403426 gene encoding uncharacterized protein LOC129403426, which produces MSIPAVSLCLGFLEVILKLATSSACSSGRGGGSSGTELEQNKSRHGKWCNSIHLQVNPSGEPEPSSLPALPLFLPLSLALPRSALSLSAARYADTPPGSRQQEARAAGRAGPHWSAAASAAWRPPPQRRGPADPTVASASLLPARCCSPSSSPPPSSNSQRLSPPAPGGCCVQPASSFSSLFLLLSPSFFLSLSFFPRALTFSFLSQSFPPVIQRINHSSPRS; this is translated from the coding sequence ATGTCTATCCCCGCCGTCTCTTTATGTTTGGGCTTCCTGGAGGTAATCCTGAAACTCGCCACCTCCAGCGCTTGCAgcagcggccgcggcggcggcagcagcgggaCGGAGCTGGAGCAAAACAAATCGAGGCACGGCAAATGGTGTAATTCGATCCATCTCCAAGTCAATCCATCAGGCGAGCCCGAGCCGAGTTCCCTCCCCgcactccctctctttctccctctctccctcgctctccctcgctctgctctttctctctccgcTGCTCGCTACGCGGATACACCCCCGGGGAGCCGACAGCAGGaggcgcgggcggccgggcgcGCTGGTCCTCACTGGAGCGCAGCGGCCAGCGCCGCCTGGAGGCCCCCACCCCAGCGTCGCGGCCCCGCTGACCCCACGGTGGCCTCCGCGTCCCTCCTCCCGGCGCGCTGCtgctcaccctcctcctccccacctccttccaGCAACTCCCAGCGCCTTAGCCCTCCAGCTCCCGGAGGTTGCTGCGTGCAGCCTGCGAGCAGCTTTTCCTcgcttttcctccttctttccccttctttctttctctctctctcttttttccctcgcgccctcactttttcttttctttcccagagCTTTCCTCCTGTCATCCAAAGGATAAATCATTCATCCCCGAGGAGTTGA